A region of the Microcoleus sp. AS-A8 genome:
CGTGAGGGAGCGTTTGCCAGCAAGGGACAGGTAATTTTTAGCCAGAGGATTACTCCTTCTTAACTAAAATTCCTGGTTCTTTCTGGATGGGGAGGACATTTAAAATATCCGTCTGAGCGCAATATTTTAGGTCTTCATGGCAATCGAGACGCAACAGGCGTTTTCCGTGGCTAGCATGGTGGAATAGTTCTAATAATTGGTCTTGCCACTGCGAGTAGAGTGCGATCGCACCGATGACTTCATCATTTCCTGCGAGTTCGTCTAAGGGGACGTTGAGTTTTTCCTGGAGACTGTGAGCGATCGCACCAGCACAAGCGGTATCCTCTAAGGAGAAACTGCCTTCCCAACCTGAGCCGACAAGCCACAGCGTCTCTGGCTGTTGAGCCAAAATATACTCTACGGTTGCCAGACGATTCACAAAGGCTGCTGCCAGAACAATGGGGGCATTCTGCACGCATTGTAAAGCACGGGTGCCATTGGTTGTACTAATGAACAATCGCCGACCCTGGACTCGTTCAGGCGTACAATCTAGGGGGGAGTTACCCAAGTCACAGCCAGCCACCATAGCACCGCCGCGTTCTCCGGCGCGAAGACGTTTTTCGGGTGGCCATTGTTCGCTGACTTGCATCAACTTTTCCATATCACTGAAGGCTTGGACAGCCTCAGCACCTGCATTTAAAGCGGTGGCGATCGTGGTTGTGGCTCTGAGAATATCAATAGCGATCGCACAGTCTGGTACTTGATCGGTTGGAGTCAGTTCTGGGGTGTGGTAAACGAATAACTTCACTGGCGGACTGTACCTGCATAGTTAACTGCCGAGATATTATTCTATGGGTCAGCCCTACCAAATTCCTAATGTAAACTACCCCACCTGATTGAGTGCGCCTAAAGGCTGGTCAATGCAGGTGGGGCTTTCGGTAGCCCTGGATTTCTTGCACAAGACAATAGCTCCGAGCCTCTAGGCTGGTTTACAGAACAGCCCCAAAGTTCAATCATTTTTGCACCATTAAAGTCTGCATCTCCAAGCCATCCACAGGCTTTGTTGGTGCATTTAAAGTGCTTGTGGGTTCTCACTCCAATGTGCAAACAGCAATGGCAAGTCTGGGATGTATAAGCAGGAGGAACCGTTATGACTTCAACACCTTCCTTAATTGCTTTGTACTTAAGGAACTGTCTTAACTGAATAAAATGCCCAAGAATTTGAGCGTCTTCTTTCAGCTTTAGAACGGGGTTGTTGATTCGTTCTGTCCCTGATGCCTGTTAAGTCTTCAATGGCAACGATTGAATGGTGCGCCTTCGCTTCCTTTATAATTTGCTTACTGATGCTGTGGTTCAACGCCTGTTGAAATCTCCTCTCTCTACCCGATAGCCGTTTCAAGATATTTCGACATCTACGCCGAGTTGTCCTTGTGCCTTGGGTAGCTTTTTTCTGGAAAGAAGACCTGACACGAGAATACTTGTCTCTAACTTGATTGAGCTGCTTACCGTCCCAACCTTTATTGGTACTGGTTTTAGCTATCTCTGTTCGCCCAAAATCAACGCCAATTACATTTTTGGCCTTAATGGGTGACGGTGCATCATTCTTAATCTGAATGTGTGCGTACCATTCTCTATCAAGATGCTGACAAATTTGAGCGCTAGTTGGCTGAATTCCTGCTAACTTTCCCCTATGATAATTACTAGCTCGAATCGGACATTTGACTCGTTTTCCAGTTGTACTGATGCTCACACTCCACTCTTGTTCAAAAAACTGGAATGTCCTGGCATCACAGTCAAAACTTGTTGGCTTAAAAGACTTGACTTTTTCGCCTTTTGGCTTTGCTGTTAAACGGTTGGAAGCAACCCTAGCGCAAGCTCTTACAACGTGGTTGGCTGTTAATCCTGACTCTTTTTTGATGTCGTGGTAACAGATTGCTTGAATGGAGTTTCGGTTGGTCAACCTTGGATTAACCGTTTGATTAATGGTGTTGCAAGCACACGCAAAACTCTCTGCTGTAGCAGCAATTAATCGCTGCTGTTCACTCGAAAGTTGAAGTTTTACAACTAGCGTCAGTACTTGCTTCACGTTCACGAAAAACTCAAAAACATGAATTTACCACAAATTACTGCAAAATGTAGAATGCCTTCAACGTTTCTATTGACTATGGAAACTGAAGTTCTACCGCCTCATCGTCAATTCATAGTCAAAATTTGCCCCAATAGACTAAAAAACTGTCACACTAAGAATAGATGACAGCTTCTAGCACCCCTTAATTTATAGGATTTTTGCTTTTTTTCTAAAAGCGGATGATCGGACTCGAACCGACGACATTCAGCTTGGGAAGCTGACGTTCTACCACTGAACTACACCCGCAAACATTTACCTATCATTATACAATGCTTTTTCAGTTAAGAGCCGCCTCGGCAGGTGCGATTGCCTATGGCAGTGCCCAAAGAGCGATCGCGCCTCTCTCGATGAATGCCTCAAACAATAACCTGTGATGGAAAACACCGAGCGACCATGACACGTAAAGGACTAGGCTACAAAATTTTGTTGCATCCTAGAAAGTGTATGTAGTGATCACGACGGGTGCGCCGCTGAGGTCAAAGCTATCAACGAGTATCAAGGATGTTTAACGCAACTGAAATTTTAATTAATGCGTTTGTGCAAAAACTGCGGGAAGGTTACCGCCGGACTTATGGGGGGCTAAAAACCGATAACGAAGACATTATTGCATGGGCCGGAAGTATGGCAATGGAAAATATTGCCAACAGCGATGCTCTTTATCACAATGTTGAACATTCCATTATGGTTGCCTTAGTGGGACAAGAGATTTTACGAGGCAAACATATCCGTGAAGGTGGCATAACCTCCGATGACTGGTTGCACTTTATCATCTCCTTGGTCTGTCATGACATTGGCTATGTCAAAGGAGTGTGTCGCAGCGATCGCGACACGGAAAGGCTCTATGCGACAGGTCAAGATGGAGAAATGGTGTATCTCCCACCCGGAGCCTCAGATGCGTCTCTAACGGCATATCATGTGGATCGGGCAAAACTCTTCATTGAGGAGCGGTTTGGAGGTCATAAACTAATCGAGGCTGAGGTCATTAAGCGCAATATTGAATTGACTCGTTTCCCTGTACCGAAAGAGGGCGATCATCAAGATACAGTCAACTTCCCCGGATTAATTCGCGCTTCTGACTTGATTGGTCAAATGAGTGACCCACGCTACCTGAAAAAAATTAGTGCTCTATATTACGAATTTGAAGAAACAGGTGTCAATCAAGCGCTAGGATATCGGCATCCTGGAGATCTGCGTCGCCACTACTCTATGTTTTACTGGAATGGAGTATACCCTTATATTCAACAAGCTTTGCGATACCTAGGGCTGACGCAGCAGGGTAAACAAATTGTTGCCAACCTCTACTCAAATGTGTTCGTCATCGAACATGAAAAAACTGAGGAAGAACATCGGCAACTGGCACAACAAGTTTACTAATAACCTTCTAACAACATGAATTGGTGGCAGAAACTCAAAAAGAATCCACTTGCTCGGTTGGGAGCCTTGCTGCTCTTAATTTTCTATATAAGCGTCATCGCCGCTGATTTTGTGGCTCCCTATAATCCTTATGAACCCCAGATAGATGGTTCGCTGCTACCCCCCACCCAAATTTACTGGCGTAACCAAGCCGGACAGTTTATCGGGCCACACGTTTATCCAACCACCCAAGGGCAGACAGATCTAGAAACAGGCAAGCGCGAAATCAAGCGCGACCTTTCCAAACCATCGCCGATACGCCTTTTTGTGAGAGGTGCCAGCTACAAACTCTTTCAACTCCGACTACCGATAGGCCCTAAATTTGCCTTGGTAGACGTGATTGGCGGAATTCCCTGTAACTTACATTTGTTCGGTACGGTGGGTGAAGGCAAAATTAATGTATTAGGGACAGACGAATCGGCTCGCGACCAGTTCAGCCGCCTCTTGCATGGCGGTCGAGTTAGCCTCAGTATTGGCCTGGTCGGTATTGCCGTGTCTTTTCCCATTGGTCTATTGGTGGGTGGAATTTCCGGCTATTTCGGGGGATGGACAGATGCTATCTTGATGCGCCTAGTTGAAGTGCTGATGACGATTCCATCGCTTTATCTCCTAGTCGCCCTTGCTGCCGTGCTACCGTCCAGTATCACCAGCGCCCAGCGATTTTTATTAATTGTCTTGATTACCTCGTTTATTGACTGGGCTGGCATGGCGCGGGTGATTCGAGGGCAGGTTCTTTCCATTAAAGAGCGAGAATTTATCCAAGCCGCGAAAGCCATGGGTGCCAACCCCTTCTACATCATTGTTCGCCATGTTTTGCCCCAGACGGCAACCTATGTCATTATCAGGACAACCCTGGCGATTCCGGGCTTCATTGTCGCCGAATCTGTACTGAGCTTGATTGGTCTTGGTATTCAGCCACCCGACCCCTCTTGGGGTAATCTGCTGTCGGTGGCAACCAATGCGTCAATGTTGGTCTTACAACCTTGGTTGATTTGGCCTCCAGCGCTGCTGATTATCTTGACAGTGTTGGCCTTTAATTTGCTGGGGGATGGTCTGCGCGATGCTCTCGATCCTCGAAGTCTTCAGCGTTAGCTGTTTTGTTCCTGCTCGGTGAAACCGGATTGAGAAACCTTTCGCCCCGACGTTTGTTCGGCAACCTGCTTGCCCTCGGTCAACAAATAATCCAGGAAAGTCCGAGCCACAATCGACAGTTGTTTGCCGTTTGGATAGATGGCATACCAATAGCGCTCGATAGGAAAGTGTTGTGCATCTAAAACGGTCAACTGACTGCTAGGGCCTTCCAGGGCTAAAGTGTGCAGCGATAAGATAGAAATTCCTAAACCCCCGGCGATGGCTTGCTTAATAGCCTCATTACTTCCTAAATCTAGCTGCACCTTCAATGACAGTTTATGCTCATCGAACAGGGATTGCACGGCCTTGCGCGTTCCTGAGCCAGGTTCCCTCATAATAAAAGGCTCAGCCGCAATGCGTTCAATCGGGATATTTTTTTCCTCAGCTAGGGGATGATTGGCGGGTGCCATGACAACTAAGGGGTTGTCTAGAATTCGTTTGTAGGTAACCTCAATACTTTCGGGCAGTTGACTCATCACATACAAGTCGTCCAAATTTTCACCCAGGCGATTGAGGATGTGTTCGTGGTTGGTTACCTGGAGAGAAACATCAATTCCTGGATAACGCTTGCAAAATGGCCCTAATAATCGGGGCACAAAATATTTGGCCGTTGTAATCACGGCTAACCGCAGGCGTCCCTGCTTCAAACCTTTTAAGTCTGCTATTGTCATCTCAAACTGGTCTAATTTTTCAAAGACTTCGCGACAGGTCTTGACCAGTTCTTCTCCAGCTTGTGTCAGATAGAGACGCTTGCCAACTTGATCGAACAGAGGCATTCCCACAGCTTTCGTTAACTGCTTAACCTGCATCGAAACGGTGGGTTGAGTGAGAAAGAGTTCCTCTGCTGCTCGTGTAAAGCTATTGTGCCGAGCAACCGCTTCAAAAACCTTTAGCTGGTGCAGCGTAGATTGCTTCAAGGATGCTTCTCCTGCAAAAAGTTATAGACTTTAGTCTATTGTAATCATAAAAAACTAAGTTTTTATCTATGGATATTCCAAGTTATCATTTCTGATAACTGGAACAAGTGACAGTCTTCCTTCCAACGAGTGTTGCACAGATAGCTGATTGTATGCTGTGGAGAGTTAGGCTTTTCCCGTGCTGTATTTCACAGGAGAGCCACTCTTCCATCTTCGTCTAGTCTGTGCAACACTTTTCTTGTTTAGCAGTACCAAATAATATCAAATCTGCTGGCTTCAGAATTATATCGTCGTAGCTGGCACAAGAGCGAAGCCAGTAGGAGCAAAAAGATTAGCCATTCCCTTGCAGCCAAAAGTGATATAAAAAGAAATTCTGTTGGATAGGAGAGATTTCCACTCCCAAGCTGGCAGATGATGGGGTAATCATCATAAATCTTTGGGGCTGGACAGCTTTCGCAAATCTGGCAGTTCTACTAGTTCTTTTTCCGTTTCCTTAACACTAATCGGTAACCGGAGGGGTTGAGGTTGTTCCTCAATCGAACAACTCGCCAAAGGAAGCGCTCTCTCCAAATCCTCTAGAGGTCTTGTGACAATAGTAACGGAAACCAGTTCACCAATCCGCTTGGCTTCTGCCATGCCAACTTGTAAAGCCATCGCCACCTCTGCCACGCGACCCCGGATGATGACCGTACACAAACCTGCTCCAATAGTCTCGTAACCCGTTAGTTCAATATCGGCGGATTTGAGCATGGCATCGGCGGCACCAACAATAGCTGGAAATCCCCGTGTTTCCAATAAACCCACGGCATGACTACTATGGCGAGGGCGATTAGGTTGAGATGCCTCATCCAGTAAGTGAGAACCAATGGGAAATATAACTTCTAAATTAGGGAACGGTCGGGGAAGGACGAGAGAGGAGAGCAGTTGACCTTCTCGTTTCGCATGTTCTATACCGGCTTGAACCGCAATTCTCACCTCCGCTGTCGCCCCCCGAACAATGGCTGTACAGTGACCACTGCCAGTTTTCTCAAACCCAATCAGCGTTACCCCAGAGGATTTGAGCATCGCATCTGCGGTGCTCACGATGACGGGAAAACTCAGGGTGGAGACCAAGCCTAAGGAGGACTGCATACGGCGATGATCACGAGAGCGAAGGGCATTGTGCTCGGTTAACGGGTCTTGGGGGACTATCCCCGGTCGGTAGGACTCCATGACTATGACCTCTATAGTAGTTGTTGGTTGTTAGTTGTTGGTGAGACGGCTTGCAAAAAGACCAAGGCATGGATTTTTAACGATAGATATCTGATTTTTGCAAGGGGTCTATTGTTATCAAGTCTAAGAACTTACAACTAAAAACTAACAACTCTACAAGTTAACCGTCTTCAGGCGGACGGTTTAAGGATGAGTTGGAGGGAAACAAGGTCTTGAGAATTCGATCCAGGCTACCCTGCCCGTAAACGGCTTGACCCGCTTCTGAAGTCGGTTGTGCTGCCGTTGGTTCAGTTGGGGTGTCTTCCTGGGGCTGGTATCCTTGTTTCTCGTCGTCGGATGTTACCGTTCGGTTGGAGGTGGCTTGCCCATTGAGTGATTCCTGACCTGTGGGATAGCTATCTATCGTAGGGTTCACGAAGGTTGATGGGTAAGTATCGCTCTCGTTAACGCCACTCGTTGGGCTAGTGGGCGAGTCGGGCACGCTCGGAGCTGTAGTGATAGGAGTGTGGGTGGATACTGGAGAGGGCTGAGAAATTTGACGCCCTTTGTCTCCCACCACCGAAGCGGCTGGCACCACTTGCCACGGATCAATGGATGAGTTCCAAACTGTAGTGATGGCACCGATACAGGCATGGGCTCCGATTTTGCCCTTGCCAATGATCAGAACACCGGCACCTAAATTTGCACCTGCTTCCACTTCCAGGGTACCTCCGTGAGCATGAAGGACTGATCCCATGCCGATACACACACCAGAAGCTATAACAATCTTACTATCTGGATCGGCGCGTAAAATCACTCCCGGCGCGATCGCGGCACTAGCATCAATGCTCACATCGCCTTCCGCATATACATGAGAGTTACTGCTCCATGGCAGTGCAGGCAAATGCATTCTTATTAATAACGATGAAGGATAAAGAATGAAGGGTCAAAGCTAAAGGATGAAAGATGCCGTATGAAGGGGAATAAATTTTCCTGACTCCCAGGCTTGATCAGGTGCTAATACCCAAAGGCGCTACCACCCTTTTGTGTCACTTATTCAGATTTTCCATCCTTCAGCCTTAACACTTCATCCTTTTTTAGTTAGGCGATTGAATAATCGTCTCTACGACGCGCCGCTTAGCTTTCGGGTCAATCCCAATCATCCGCACATACTCATCGCTATGTTCAGCCATGCAGCCTTCTAGGCCATTGAGAACTTCCGATATTTGATTCGATTGAATAGGGCTACAGCTTTGCCAAGAGCCTACCCGGAAGCGCCGCTTATCGGCATGTTCGGTCCCAATGGTGTAGCCTTGGGCTAAGAGTTGACGGATCTGCTCAACAGCTTCTTTTTTTAAAGATGTGTTAGAGGATTTTGAACTCCCAGATGTTGAAGTTTCTGCGGTTCGCGAGGAATAGCTACTTGAGCTGCCTGCCCCATTGGTGGCGGCAGAAGACGAACTCGCTGCTTGCCGTTTGCCACCGGGTCTTTGGATAATTTCCTCCATAACCCGGCGCTTAGCCTTGGGGTCAATGCCAATTAGGCGAACATACTCACCCTCGTGTTCATCTAGGACGGCCTCTAGGGCGCTCATCACCTCGGACTGGCGCTCGGAGTGAATCGATGTAGCACTCTTCCAGGAACTGGTGCGGAAGCGGCGCTCATCGGCATATTCGACTCCAATCCGGTAGCCTTGGGCTAACAGTTGCCGTACCTTTGTTGTCAGGTCTGAACTTAATCCTGCACTGGACGCTGAGGCCGAACTTTGACTACGAGGAGCGGCGGCGCTAGAGCTACTGCGGGAGGCGGTAGTCTTGCCATTCAACGTTGAGCCGTTATCACCTGGTTTTTGGATAATTTCCTCTAGAACCCGGCGCTTGGCCTTAGGGTCAATCCCGATTAGGCGCACATACTCACCTGCATGTTCTGCTAGCGCTTCTTCTAGAGCGCTTATCACTTCAGACTGGCGCTCCGAGTGAATTGAGGTGGCACTCTTCCAAGAACTGGTGCGGAAGCGGCGCTCATCGGCATATTCGACCCCAATCCGGTAACCCTGGGCTAACAGTTGACGGATTTGTTGTTGAACGTCTGAATTTAATCCTGTAGTTAAAGACATGGAACTATTAGAACTAGAACTATGAGAACTATTGAGAGGGTGTGAAGCTTCTGTGGCTTGCGCTTTGAAGGAAGAGTTATTGCCTTCGCTTACACCATTGGAGTCAGACTTATGAGAAATTTTATTTCGGAGCGGTGCAATACAGGCTTCATCCTCAGCGCATTGATAACCTGTGCGTAATGTCTCGTTGGAGGCCACGACATAGAGAGCAAACTGCCGATCCTCATCTTCGACATCAGGCAAACGATCGGCTTGCTGCTGGCTGTTAATCACCGCCCCTGAAGGCACATATTTACCGGGGGGAATTTCCACATCCTGGACTAAGGCGTGCATCATCACAATACAACCGCTTCCGATCCGGGCATTGAACACTGTGGAACGAAAGCCAATGAAGCAATCATCCCCGATGTAAGCTGGACCGTGAATCAGGCACATGTGGGTAATGGAGGTATTTTTCCCAATCCAGACTGAATAGTTCTGCTGGTCATCTCCCACTACCAGGCCATCTTCCAGGCCATGCATCACAACGCCATCTTGAATATTGGTTCCTGCCCCAATGTAAAACGGTCCCCCTTCATCGGAGCGAATGGAAGTTCCTGGTGAAACCAAAACATTCTCACCAATATGTACATCCCCAATAATGTTAGAAAAAGAATGTACGTAGGCCGTTTCATGAATTGTAGGTTCCGCCAAACTGCTCGACCAAGGGGTCGGCGGAGCCGCGTAGCTGCGGACTGCCATCGAGTCTTCCTCCTATCTGAAAAAGCGATACACAAGCGTAAGGGATAGGCTTGAAAGCTAGTAGATGAAAAAGGATAAAGTGTGAAGTTTGAAGTATGAAGTCATCGAACATTTCCGTTGGATGGGATGCCTCCTGACTCTTCTGTCCGAGCCAATCAATGTTGGGTTGGATTAAGGGAGTTGGAGTCACAAGTTTTTACCATCGACAACTGAGAAAGTTTAGCCTTCATGCTTCATTCTTCATCCTTTAATGCTTTTGCCACTACCGTTGGTGAGTCTTAGCGGCTTAAAGAGCGCTTCTAACACTCCAACGTTATCACTCTTGTAACCTACTAACGATATTGATCTTTTTTGCTGTAGAGAGTTTGATTATCAACACTCACAGTATCGATAATGCCCACTACCATGGCGTCGATCGGACGAGTGTTACTTTCCCCCACCTGACGAGCCGCACTCCCACGGCTCACCAGAACCCACTCATCTATTCCCGCACCGACAATATCTGCTGCCACTTCGTACTGGGGCAGTGGCTGTCCCTCTTCATCCAGGAGTTGCAACAAGAGGAATTTAACGCCTCTTAGACTCGGTTCTTTGTGAGTACTGACAACCGTGCCGCGAACTTTGGCAATTTGCATTAACCCTCCAAATTTGGGATTTAGGATTTTAGGTGCAAGGATTATTCCTGTTCATCCCACCTCATTGGGGATTGGAAATGATTAATCCGCAGCTCAGTTTTGATATTCTCTCGCTGATTGCCAAAATCCTTTAATCCAAATCCGGTGCGAAGAAAGCGCCTTAATAGGCGATCGGCAATCTAAAATCTCAAGTGATTTGACTGTCCTACGGGCGGTTGAGCGGACGGATGGCATTCGTACTCTCGCGGAACTGCTGCACATCTTCGGTGTAGCGAATCGGCAGAACGTATTCCAGGTTTTCGTGAGGACGGGCAATAATATGAGTAG
Encoded here:
- a CDS encoding 2-phosphosulfolactate phosphatase family protein — protein: MKLFVYHTPELTPTDQVPDCAIAIDILRATTTIATALNAGAEAVQAFSDMEKLMQVSEQWPPEKRLRAGERGGAMVAGCDLGNSPLDCTPERVQGRRLFISTTNGTRALQCVQNAPIVLAAAFVNRLATVEYILAQQPETLWLVGSGWEGSFSLEDTACAGAIAHSLQEKLNVPLDELAGNDEVIGAIALYSQWQDQLLELFHHASHGKRLLRLDCHEDLKYCAQTDILNVLPIQKEPGILVKKE
- a CDS encoding transposase — its product is MTVPPAYTSQTCHCCLHIGVRTHKHFKCTNKACGWLGDADFNGAKMIELWGCSVNQPRGSELLSCARNPGLPKAPPALTSL
- a CDS encoding transposase, producing MNVKQVLTLVVKLQLSSEQQRLIAATAESFACACNTINQTVNPRLTNRNSIQAICYHDIKKESGLTANHVVRACARVASNRLTAKPKGEKVKSFKPTSFDCDARTFQFFEQEWSVSISTTGKRVKCPIRASNYHRGKLAGIQPTSAQICQHLDREWYAHIQIKNDAPSPIKAKNVIGVDFGRTEIAKTSTNKGWDGKQLNQVRDKYSRVRSSFQKKATQGTRTTRRRCRNILKRLSGRERRFQQALNHSISKQIIKEAKAHHSIVAIEDLTGIRDRTNQQPRSKAERRRSNSWAFYSVKTVP
- a CDS encoding metal-dependent phosphohydrolase → MFNATEILINAFVQKLREGYRRTYGGLKTDNEDIIAWAGSMAMENIANSDALYHNVEHSIMVALVGQEILRGKHIREGGITSDDWLHFIISLVCHDIGYVKGVCRSDRDTERLYATGQDGEMVYLPPGASDASLTAYHVDRAKLFIEERFGGHKLIEAEVIKRNIELTRFPVPKEGDHQDTVNFPGLIRASDLIGQMSDPRYLKKISALYYEFEETGVNQALGYRHPGDLRRHYSMFYWNGVYPYIQQALRYLGLTQQGKQIVANLYSNVFVIEHEKTEEEHRQLAQQVY
- a CDS encoding ABC transporter permease → MNWWQKLKKNPLARLGALLLLIFYISVIAADFVAPYNPYEPQIDGSLLPPTQIYWRNQAGQFIGPHVYPTTQGQTDLETGKREIKRDLSKPSPIRLFVRGASYKLFQLRLPIGPKFALVDVIGGIPCNLHLFGTVGEGKINVLGTDESARDQFSRLLHGGRVSLSIGLVGIAVSFPIGLLVGGISGYFGGWTDAILMRLVEVLMTIPSLYLLVALAAVLPSSITSAQRFLLIVLITSFIDWAGMARVIRGQVLSIKEREFIQAAKAMGANPFYIIVRHVLPQTATYVIIRTTLAIPGFIVAESVLSLIGLGIQPPDPSWGNLLSVATNASMLVLQPWLIWPPALLIILTVLAFNLLGDGLRDALDPRSLQR
- a CDS encoding LysR substrate-binding domain-containing protein, which translates into the protein MKQSTLHQLKVFEAVARHNSFTRAAEELFLTQPTVSMQVKQLTKAVGMPLFDQVGKRLYLTQAGEELVKTCREVFEKLDQFEMTIADLKGLKQGRLRLAVITTAKYFVPRLLGPFCKRYPGIDVSLQVTNHEHILNRLGENLDDLYVMSQLPESIEVTYKRILDNPLVVMAPANHPLAEEKNIPIERIAAEPFIMREPGSGTRKAVQSLFDEHKLSLKVQLDLGSNEAIKQAIAGGLGISILSLHTLALEGPSSQLTVLDAQHFPIERYWYAIYPNGKQLSIVARTFLDYLLTEGKQVAEQTSGRKVSQSGFTEQEQNS
- a CDS encoding BMC domain-containing protein; the encoded protein is MESYRPGIVPQDPLTEHNALRSRDHRRMQSSLGLVSTLSFPVIVSTADAMLKSSGVTLIGFEKTGSGHCTAIVRGATAEVRIAVQAGIEHAKREGQLLSSLVLPRPFPNLEVIFPIGSHLLDEASQPNRPRHSSHAVGLLETRGFPAIVGAADAMLKSADIELTGYETIGAGLCTVIIRGRVAEVAMALQVGMAEAKRIGELVSVTIVTRPLEDLERALPLASCSIEEQPQPLRLPISVKETEKELVELPDLRKLSSPKDL
- a CDS encoding carbon dioxide concentrating mechanism protein → MHLPALPWSSNSHVYAEGDVSIDASAAIAPGVILRADPDSKIVIASGVCIGMGSVLHAHGGTLEVEAGANLGAGVLIIGKGKIGAHACIGAITTVWNSSIDPWQVVPAASVVGDKGRQISQPSPVSTHTPITTAPSVPDSPTSPTSGVNESDTYPSTFVNPTIDSYPTGQESLNGQATSNRTVTSDDEKQGYQPQEDTPTEPTAAQPTSEAGQAVYGQGSLDRILKTLFPSNSSLNRPPEDG
- a CDS encoding ribulose bisphosphate carboxylase small subunit, which produces MAVRSYAAPPTPWSSSLAEPTIHETAYVHSFSNIIGDVHIGENVLVSPGTSIRSDEGGPFYIGAGTNIQDGVVMHGLEDGLVVGDDQQNYSVWIGKNTSITHMCLIHGPAYIGDDCFIGFRSTVFNARIGSGCIVMMHALVQDVEIPPGKYVPSGAVINSQQQADRLPDVEDEDRQFALYVVASNETLRTGYQCAEDEACIAPLRNKISHKSDSNGVSEGNNSSFKAQATEASHPLNSSHSSSSNSSMSLTTGLNSDVQQQIRQLLAQGYRIGVEYADERRFRTSSWKSATSIHSERQSEVISALEEALAEHAGEYVRLIGIDPKAKRRVLEEIIQKPGDNGSTLNGKTTASRSSSSAAAPRSQSSASASSAGLSSDLTTKVRQLLAQGYRIGVEYADERRFRTSSWKSATSIHSERQSEVMSALEAVLDEHEGEYVRLIGIDPKAKRRVMEEIIQRPGGKRQAASSSSAATNGAGSSSSYSSRTAETSTSGSSKSSNTSLKKEAVEQIRQLLAQGYTIGTEHADKRRFRVGSWQSCSPIQSNQISEVLNGLEGCMAEHSDEYVRMIGIDPKAKRRVVETIIQSPN
- a CDS encoding EutN/CcmL family microcompartment protein; this encodes MQIAKVRGTVVSTHKEPSLRGVKFLLLQLLDEEGQPLPQYEVAADIVGAGIDEWVLVSRGSAARQVGESNTRPIDAMVVGIIDTVSVDNQTLYSKKDQYR